The sequence below is a genomic window from Nicotiana tomentosiformis chromosome 6, ASM39032v3, whole genome shotgun sequence.
aaattggggaaaaaatattttcgttttttttaggttttagtaaaaaaaatcagtttttacaaaataaaaattggtttagaaaattacttttcgggtATGGTTAAtgagtttttttaattaattaggagatatttagaattggccaacaagacgatgacacgtgtccctccgtttaaatgaaggACATATTTGAACACAAAGTATATAtgtaggggtatagataacccaataatatAACAAAAGTTATTTTTAGATTATTTTCAAAAGTAATAGTATAACGAGATATATTCTTTAATCATTTTCGAAATTACAACCCACCTTTAGCTATTATTATACGAGGTATAGTTAAAACAAATTCGTCATTTTCCATTTCTCTACAAAAACTGTGTAAAACCCCTCAATTTCTCCTCCATTTGCACTCTCAAATCTCAAACTCCAATGGACGAAAATCATCCTTTTTCTGTACCCAATTCAGCTCCATCTCTGAAGCAGAAGTTGAAGAACTCCCTTTGCTTCTCCTGTTGTTTCCCTCACCGCCACCGTTCTCCTCCGCCTCCGCCGTCATCCTCCGATGAGAACCCGGCGCTGATTTGGGAACCCAATAACCTCCCGAATTTTAAAGACAAGGTTTTAATGGTTTTCAACTTTGGATCAAACCGGCACAAGAGACAACACTCCTCCTCTACTGATCAGTTCCGTTATGATCCGTTGAGTTATTCGCTGAATTTTGAAGATGGGTTTGATGATGAAGAGCCCCCTTTGGGTAATTTCACTTCTAGACTCCCTCCTTCCCCGCCTGTGAAACCCATGTCTGTTAGAGAAGTTACTGCTGCTAGTTAAAGTAATTTATGTGTAGTAATATTTGAGTGTTTTTTATTAGCAGTAATTTTACCTTTTTTGCTCTTTTTTATTACAGTTGAGGTTGATTTTGTACATACGTTATATTATAATCGTAAAAATCTTGCCTTTTTGCCCTTTTTATACCTTTTTTGTTTTTATACCTTGTTGCGTATGCGAGATTGTTTGTATATTACCTCTATTGCTGTTTGGCTTGTAGgaaaattagggggagaaaaaaCTCAAAATTCAGTGACATAttgaattttgattttgaaattttCTCTTTTTGCTGAATTTCATATCCAAGTTGATTTCACCTGTAAATTGTCATAGAATTGCCCTGTCATCCACCTGCCATTTTACTTGGTTCAAAAGGCTCCTtgtttaattttttaattatcaggTAATACTTTGGTTCAAATGCTATTTTTCTTTACTGGTTAGTGCTAATTGAGCTTATGGACTTCTGCTAGCAGATTCAGCTAAATAATGTTCTGAAAATATTCCTATTATTGGATAGACAGAAGCCTTGGTTTTGTTAGTTTTTGAAATACTTGGGTAAAAGGGAGAAGTATATTACTAATAACTAGTTAAATCTAGTACAAACTGGTGAGTTTATGCTTTCTAGAGCATAGTGGTTTCTCAATATTTCTAACAGAAGTTGCTCTCCTTCCTATCTGATTCTAAACTATTTAGTACAAAATGATTTACCCGCTTAATTCCTTCCTTAGCCGGTATATCTGCTACTGCCTTTCGTTCTCGAAAGCTATGCTGGATTTCCCCCCTTCTGCAGCTGGCTCATCAGCAACCTGCCGTCATGCATTTTAGAAATGTAAGCATTTCTATTTGAGTTTAACAAGCTCATAACCTCTGTTGAATCTGTTTAACTTTCCAGAAGTTTTAGGGCGTGCTCTACAGCTTAGCTTTCGCCCATGCAAGCACGGGCAGACCAGGGGATTCGCCTGAAAGTTATACTATATATTCTAGGTCAAAGTTATTCTTTATGTATATATTGTATATGTTGAATTCCCTTAACTTCTTCATATATCTACTTTTATATTTTGAACCCCGTTATTGAAATTCCCGGCTTCGCCATGGCGTGCAATGCCAGTAGTTCAGCTTGTGTATGATTTGATGCGGGTACTACTGTAATAGCCTAACACCCAGGGCTCCTCTTTATTCCTGATTACTCCGCCAATGCCTCCTTTGTTTAGATGTCCCTTCACTGATCCATCTACATGAAAGTTTAAAATATCCAGCTAATGGTGGCTGCCATCTTCCCTGAAAGGTAAGTATAGCGCTGCGCATACGTTCATCATTAGTTAGCAGCTTAAATTCCGCAGCTCTCATATGCACATTTGCTAGGGAGATATTGTTATCACTATTATTATTGTGGTTGTTCTTTCTCTTTATCCATAGGCAGAAAGGGAAACAGTTCCTTAACAAGGTAACCTCTATTTCTTGTTTGGGTTGTATGAACTCAGAATTCAGTCACATGCTGAAATTTGATTTGGAATTTGTGTTTGCTGAATTTGGCATGTATTTCATCTTTATAGTAGAGTTATATACCTGCTATAATTTTAGTTTGGTCCAAAGGCATATTTTTCTTTACTGGTTTAATGCTGCTTGAGATTATGGACTGGTGCAGAGAGATTCAGGTAAATAATATTTTGGAATAATACCTACTGTCGTCTTTTATTATTGGAAAACAGTTGTTCAATAGATGGAGCTCTTGATTCAATGGTATAGGGGAAGTTGAATTTGGTTTTGGTAGTTTTTAAAATATTAGGTATGAGTGAAGTTTTAACTATGAGACAATTGTGAGAACGTTTTTTTTATAATCTAGGAATCCCGAGCAATTCATTTAGCGCACACAATTCAAAATTCAGAGAATAATGGATCTGCATCTTTATTCTTTTCTACTTAAATATCAAACTATATTCTTTTCTACTTAAATATTAAACTTTTGTTTGTAGCACGGTTCGAATCAGAGAGGTTCGCCTACACACATCATGCACCGCGCTCTACAATTTCGACAATATTGCATCTCCAACGTGTTATTTGAACTTTTCTTTGTCAGAGTTTTTTGtcttcataaggtaggggtaaggtctacataTACATCAATCCCCCAGACTCCACTTGTGAAATTACACTAGATTTATTGTCGTTGTCAAGTTTCTTTAGCTATACAAGTAACTATAATGATTAATGATACATTTTTATTACCATAGTAGTATTTTATTACACCTACCGTATCTGACactttatattaaaatattattttattagacCTGCCGTACCTCTTAAAATGGAAAACTTTCGTGTAAATATGTAGTAAAACTTTCAAGATTTCAGACAAAATGGAAGTATTGgttaatggtaattctttttgaACAACACTAAGTAGTTGCTTGCGTTGAGAATGCTGGCACTTATTAGTTTTTAGCTTGTTATGGGCTAATCTTGGAAGTTCAAGTTGGTATGGTATTAGCATGAAGAATTAAGTAATTTTTTTTCCATCGGGCTATGTTATGATTGGCGAAATCATCCCGTACATGTAATAATACGAGTTATAAATATTCGATGAATTAATTGAAATGCACGCAATTTGACCTAAACACCAAAAGAATTTAGCTTTAAAAGATATACTAGCAATTTTGTGTTGAGGAGCTAAAAGATATCTCGAAGTTTCACCTTTGAAAACAAAGATCATTTGGTAAAGATGGTAGCAGTATTTTCACTAAAGAGGTCAAAAGAGAATTccctttttaaaatatttttaatataataccATAGTATATTCTGTCATTGCATAAGAATATGACTTGCATATGACTCATACTTTTTGTAAGATCACAAGATGTTGTTTTTTGTCGgcaaaaaaggaaaaacaaaaagaaagagaaaataaaagatTCAGTATTAGATTACACACAAAGAATAGCTAGCATATATTTGGATGAAGGTGGGCATTAGTCAGCACATCATGATGTGCACATGGCATAATCCACAGTATACTTTGGTTAATGAATGACTTGATTAGTATCATTTCAATGTCTTCACTAACAAAGCAAACATCAATTTACACGATTTTAGACCTAACCACCTCCCCCCCCCctcaaaaaaaaaaaccaaacatacaaaaaggaagaaattgagaaagaaaaaaaaagatgaatAAGAGAAGCATTTGCTAGTCAAAATATCCAAGAATACCATGActtcatgttatggatccaataTTCACGATCAAATACAAAAATAAGAGAttgatatattgatactataacaaaGGAATTATACTGAAAAGTAACAATAATTAAGGATAATTGGTTATGGATATTGGATCCATAACACTTCATCTCAAGGTAAAGTCTAGGGATGGCAAGCGGTTTCTTTCTTAACTCGCAAAATTTCAACCCGTCCCGCATAACTCTTTTAACCCGCATCCACCCGCCCCGCCCCGcaactttttttttccttttcaatttGTCTTATTTTATTTTTGCGGTCAATGAACGCGGGATCAGCATGTATACACGCATAGTCAGAATAAATATTTTAACATCTTAATTTATTTCAATCAGAAGTAGCGGGTAATTTTCTCATTTTCTGTTATTGTTCAAGTTTTTACTCTGTGTTTTCATACAGTTATCGTAGAGATTTGTATTATACTTATTCGTCAAGTGACCTCATTGTTTTTGTCATAATAGAAGAACATTAATTTATAGTGTATGAGATTGGATTtgttaaaattaaatattttttattcctTTTCAGTTGTGTGAAAAATGAGTATTTAAACTCACACCCGCACccgcaaaaaaatatttttttttagtttaacCCGTCCCGCTCCGCTCCCGCATATATATAAATCCGcccgccccgccccgccccgcaTATGTCTAAACCCGCCCCGCCTCGCACTCGCACCGCCCTATCGTCATCCCTCGTAAAATCAGGATAGTCTTTACCGTTGTGCCTAAGACTTAAATAGTACTACTCTCAGAATATTAAGAAAACTTTTAATACGCAAGTTAAATGCATGTGATGTATCAACTTATCATCACACGTTGTAGACGCGACATTCAGAGCCACAACACTCTTTCCATCCGTCTTTACTTTGATGAAGACTAGTGGGATTTACTATACCTAACAGATAAGATATTTGTTTTCGGATAAAGAAATTCATAAaaacaaaattattattattattattattattgttgttgttgttgttgttgtttttaagaattgaccaGTAAACAATAGATGGTATTTTCCtatttaaagaaataaaaaatgcaCCGTATGACGCACCGTATGAAACATCTATCCATAATTTTTAATCAGAAATTCCAAGTTTGAATTCAGTGAAATGAAATAAATCTTGGTTGGTATCGTTACTCTTGAAATGGGCACGAAAATGAATTAGTTGCATAAGTGAGTTTTGTCTTATGAAtaccaattttttattttttattttttttaaaaaaaggtcaTTGTATTTTGACAACGTTTATATTAATCTTCAACCTACACTCCTTTCCTTTATTGATGTGGATATGAAAAATAGCAACCCCGTTGCATATTAAATTTTGCTAAGATATATGCCACATTAAATGTTTTTGAAAAGAACCTTCCTTGTACTCCTTTATATTAATCTTTACCCTACACTCCTTTCCTTTATTTATGTGGATAAGGAAACAACAATCCTTTTCCTGTTAGATTTTGCTtttattataaatataaataCAAAGAACCTTCCTTGTAATCCTATAGGTTTATTATTTCTCTGCTCTTCCTTTTGCAGCCACTTGCCCTCTTCTCACTCCCCTTTTCCTTTCACACACACATTGCACACGCACTAACAAATACATTATAAGTAAACATCCATTCATTCTCCTTCTTCACACCCTCCCCCAACAAACATATACATATTTTTTCTGATTTATTTCACTCGGCGGTCGGTATTCGCTCGACTAATTCAGATTTGCATAGCGTTTTCTATCAAAGCTCAAACTCAAGATTTCTGGTTAAGCATAGAAGTATATAATCTTTCCTCTTGTGCGCGACTAATTTGGATTCGCGTTGTGTAAGTCCTATTAAAAGCGCCTCTTTCAAAATTCTTTTTCGTATTTAAAGCTCGAACCCGAGACCTTTAACAAGAGTGAAAGGATCTTATTCATCCAATATCATGAACAATTATACTCCCATAGCAGAGCAAAAACAAGACGGCGACAAAAATACCAATCTCTACGAGGAATATTCATCATCTTCTCCGACTGGTTGCGAGCCGTGTGGTTGTTTAAAGTTTTCTTGCTTTAATTGGGCCCAAGCCCACGAAGTTCACAGCAGGTCTTTGCTAGAGCAAAAAGAGTCatggctagtaataaagatcaagATTATGAAGAATTTGGTAAAGAAAATTGGAGTACACTGCAATTTGAAGAAATCAAATAAAGCCCAATTTCAATATGATGCTCAAAGTTATGCCTTGAATTTTGATGATGGAGCTCGTGTAGAAGAAGATGGGCTTTTGTGTAATTTCTCATCTAGATTCGCTGTCCCTGTTACTAGTCAAAAAAGAGATGGTTTGTTATAAGGAAAATTTTATTATTGATGTATAGCTCGGAAAAAATTGAAGTATTAGTATGAGCTAAAGATGATAGCTCCAATTTTATATGACACTCTTCTATTACTAGAAATTTAAGATGTTTGATATCATTGTTTTATTGAGCCATACAACTTTCGTACTAATATTTTCACGTGATTTTTCTCtataaatttgattttttttcaatCATTATTAAGAGTATAATCAGATGCGGAGCCAGAATTTGAAATTTATAGGTTTGATGTTGCAATCTTTT
It includes:
- the LOC104104336 gene encoding uncharacterized protein, with product MDENHPFSVPNSAPSLKQKLKNSLCFSCCFPHRHRSPPPPPSSSDENPALIWEPNNLPNFKDKVLMVFNFGSNRHKRQHSSSTDQFRYDPLSYSLNFEDGFDDEEPPLGNFTSRLPPSPPVKPMSVREVTAAS